The Geotalea uraniireducens Rf4 genome window below encodes:
- a CDS encoding BRO-N domain-containing protein, which translates to MDTKLVVFKDKKIRRTLHNDEWWFVVEDVVLALIDSKDPKQYIQRMKQRDPELGKGWVHIVHTLSIETSGGAQRMLCANTEGIFRIIQSIPSPKAEPFKRWLAKVGYERVQEIEDPELATKRTKELYRAKGYSEAWIEKRMRGIAIRAELTDEWRQRNVKGEPEYAILTAEISKAAFGLTPGEYKKLKGLKRENLRDHMTDLELIFSMLGEAATTEIARKKDAQGFGENKVAAHKGGRIAGDARKKLEVETGAKVVTPENYLVEPQGKKLKGK; encoded by the coding sequence ATGGATACAAAGCTGGTGGTCTTTAAGGACAAGAAAATCCGGCGGACGCTGCACAACGACGAGTGGTGGTTTGTGGTCGAGGATGTAGTGCTTGCCCTGATCGATTCGAAAGACCCAAAACAGTACATTCAGCGGATGAAGCAGCGCGATCCGGAACTTGGCAAAGGGTGGGTACATATTGTACATACCCTTTCGATTGAAACGTCGGGCGGGGCGCAACGGATGCTTTGCGCCAACACCGAAGGCATCTTTCGCATTATACAGTCCATACCCTCTCCCAAGGCCGAGCCGTTCAAACGCTGGCTGGCGAAAGTCGGCTACGAGCGGGTGCAGGAAATCGAGGACCCGGAGTTGGCCACTAAGCGGACCAAGGAGTTGTACCGCGCCAAGGGGTATTCCGAAGCCTGGATTGAGAAACGGATGCGCGGCATTGCCATTCGGGCGGAGCTGACCGACGAATGGCGGCAGCGCAATGTGAAGGGGGAGCCTGAGTATGCCATCCTGACGGCGGAGATATCCAAGGCCGCTTTTGGGCTTACTCCCGGAGAGTACAAGAAGCTGAAGGGGCTGAAACGGGAAAACCTGCGGGACCACATGACCGACCTGGAGCTGATTTTTTCCATGCTGGGTGAAGCGGCGACGACCGAGATCGCCCGCAAAAAGGATGCGCAAGGGTTCGGCGAGAATAAGGTGGCCGCGCACAAGGGTGGCCGGATTGCCGGGGATGCGCGGAAGAAACTGGAGGTTGAAACCGGCGCGAAGGTTGTGACGCCTGAGAATTACCTGGTGGAGCCGCAGGGTAAGAAGCTGAAGGGTAAATAA
- a CDS encoding class I SAM-dependent methyltransferase: protein MIQDPTNRYIAAILSRCDLGGKEVLEIGCGKGRITQDLAKHAERVVATDPDAAALETARATIVADNVTFMQDQTGVPDLPPGSFDMVIYTLSLHHVPVEEMSGSLHTAAGLLRKDGVIVVVEPGDGGSFTEAKERFGAGSGNERPAKEAAIRAMHTLAGWTVEETIHFRTLFRFDDEEDFFVSMLAEYRQKPQSFVDEVRGFLHMHRTAEGIILDADRRLNVLRPY from the coding sequence GTGATCCAGGACCCGACAAACCGTTATATAGCCGCTATTCTGTCCAGGTGCGATCTTGGCGGCAAGGAAGTGCTCGAAATAGGGTGCGGCAAGGGGCGGATCACGCAGGACCTGGCGAAGCATGCCGAGCGGGTTGTAGCCACCGACCCCGATGCTGCGGCACTCGAAACAGCACGGGCCACCATTGTCGCGGACAATGTGACGTTCATGCAGGATCAGACCGGCGTGCCGGATCTCCCCCCTGGGAGCTTCGACATGGTTATCTACACCCTCTCTCTGCACCATGTCCCTGTTGAAGAAATGTCCGGTAGCCTGCACACGGCAGCCGGCCTTCTCCGCAAAGATGGGGTCATTGTCGTTGTCGAGCCAGGTGATGGCGGTTCGTTTACCGAGGCAAAGGAGCGATTCGGGGCTGGGAGCGGCAATGAGCGGCCTGCCAAGGAAGCGGCCATTCGCGCCATGCACACCCTGGCCGGCTGGACCGTGGAAGAGACGATACACTTTCGCACTCTGTTCCGGTTTGACGATGAAGAGGATTTCTTTGTCAGCATGCTGGCGGAATACCGTCAAAAGCCGCAATCTTTTGTGGATGAAGTCAGGGGTTTTCTCCATATGCATCGGACTGCTGAAGGGATTATCCTTGATGCCGACCGGCGACTGAATGTGCTGCGGCCATATTAA
- a CDS encoding ABC transporter ATP-binding protein, whose product MFAIEVAGLTKIYGKGETMVTAISDATFQVKPGELVAILGPSGSGKTTLLTSIGLINEPTRGKVVIDGTVVADEGWRPGLDLKRIRREKLGFIFQAHNLIPFLTAMENVMVALEINHLPRSEARERAEELLTTLNLGHRLNNYPSALSGGEAQRVAIARALANRPKVILADEPTAALDTGNGKNVMTLLKKLAVENHSAILVVTHDHRMVEGFDRIFHVSDGRIAGEKNNLEVTGNHELG is encoded by the coding sequence ATGTTTGCCATAGAAGTGGCTGGACTGACAAAAATATACGGCAAAGGGGAGACGATGGTTACGGCCATCTCTGATGCCACCTTCCAGGTCAAGCCGGGGGAGTTGGTCGCCATTCTCGGTCCGTCGGGGTCCGGGAAAACCACGCTTCTCACCTCCATCGGCCTGATCAACGAACCGACCCGCGGCAAGGTGGTCATTGACGGCACAGTCGTCGCCGATGAAGGATGGCGGCCGGGGCTGGACCTGAAGCGGATTCGCCGGGAAAAGCTCGGCTTCATCTTCCAGGCCCATAACCTTATCCCGTTTTTGACCGCCATGGAAAACGTGATGGTGGCGCTGGAGATAAACCACCTGCCGCGATCAGAGGCCAGGGAAAGGGCCGAGGAACTCCTCACCACGTTGAACCTGGGGCATCGGCTGAACAACTACCCCTCTGCCCTTTCAGGTGGGGAAGCGCAGAGGGTGGCGATCGCGCGGGCTTTGGCCAACAGGCCGAAGGTGATCCTTGCCGACGAACCGACCGCGGCGCTGGACACCGGGAACGGCAAAAACGTCATGACGCTCCTGAAGAAACTGGCGGTGGAAAACCATTCAGCCATCCTGGTCGTCACCCATGACCACCGGATGGTGGAAGGGTTCGACCGGATATTCCATGTGAGCGACGGCCGCATTGCCGGCGAAAAGAATAACCTGGAGGTGACAGGAAACCATGAACTGGGATGA
- a CDS encoding nucleotidyl transferase AbiEii/AbiGii toxin family protein: MDILCLNIALSFAARETAEHAPQPFAGKMHALLFRKWKNRVKGRDWYDLVWYAANHPQLNLAHLEQRMRQTGHWTGDQTLSPAAFRELLSEGIDRLDVDQARRDVAPFVQDQGLLAIWSRDFFLDVVGRIQLVDEK, encoded by the coding sequence ATGGACATACTATGCTTAAATATTGCTTTATCGTTCGCGGCGCGTGAAACTGCTGAGCACGCTCCCCAGCCTTTCGCCGGCAAGATGCATGCACTGCTCTTCCGCAAGTGGAAGAACCGCGTAAAAGGGAGGGATTGGTACGACCTTGTCTGGTATGCTGCCAATCACCCGCAGCTCAATCTTGCCCATCTGGAGCAACGGATGCGACAGACTGGCCATTGGACCGGCGATCAGACGCTTTCGCCGGCTGCCTTCAGGGAGCTGCTGAGCGAGGGAATCGACCGTCTTGATGTTGACCAGGCACGCCGGGACGTGGCGCCATTCGTCCAAGACCAAGGACTGCTGGCAATCTGGTCCCGTGATTTTTTCCTGGATGTGGTTGGCAGAATACAGTTAGTGGATGAAAAATAG
- a CDS encoding 4Fe-4S binding protein, whose translation MNTLAHTITDECINCGACDESCPVNAISEAGNKRTISADTCIDCGACVDTCPVNAIHA comes from the coding sequence GTGAATACCTTGGCTCATACCATTACCGACGAGTGCATCAACTGCGGTGCCTGTGACGAATCCTGCCCTGTTAATGCTATCAGTGAAGCTGGCAACAAAAGGACTATCTCAGCTGATACCTGCATTGATTGCGGGGCATGTGTGGATACCTGTCCAGTAAATGCAATTCACGCCTAA
- a CDS encoding helix-turn-helix transcriptional regulator: protein MADHLKFERYYWFDSEVRRGAFPNANCLARRFEISAKTAQRTIDFMRDRLGAPLDYDSHRKGYYYTESGFALPPFEVAQNELLAVLLAQNLLAGAASGVISHSIRSFGRKLFAATGSFGLSEARVNEAFSAVWHGFAPAEAETFRIVADALVQRRQLAFHYFAPSTNAHTERLVEPHHLQHYMGGWVLLARCLDRDDWRKFHLGRMHEVRLSAQPFTPRPASEWQEQLGGAFGIFQGGASVRVVLRFNPFRARWVRDELWHVEQSVEELADGSLLLSFAVADFREVKLRILQFGADVEVVEPVELRDEIMAEIGRMAELYKKG, encoded by the coding sequence ATGGCTGACCATCTCAAATTCGAACGTTATTACTGGTTTGATAGTGAAGTTCGTCGCGGAGCCTTTCCCAATGCCAATTGCCTCGCCCGCCGTTTCGAAATCTCCGCCAAGACCGCCCAGCGCACCATCGATTTCATGCGTGACCGGCTCGGCGCGCCGCTGGATTACGATTCCCACCGCAAAGGCTATTACTACACCGAGAGCGGTTTCGCCCTTCCCCCCTTCGAGGTCGCCCAAAACGAGCTCCTCGCCGTTCTCCTGGCGCAGAACCTCCTTGCCGGCGCTGCCTCCGGGGTGATCAGCCACTCCATCCGCTCCTTCGGCCGCAAGCTGTTCGCCGCCACCGGCTCCTTCGGCCTCTCCGAAGCCAGGGTCAACGAGGCCTTCTCCGCCGTCTGGCACGGTTTTGCTCCCGCCGAGGCCGAAACATTCCGCATTGTCGCCGATGCCCTGGTGCAGCGGCGGCAGCTCGCCTTCCACTATTTCGCCCCCTCCACCAACGCGCACACGGAACGTCTCGTCGAACCCCATCATCTACAGCACTACATGGGCGGCTGGGTGCTCCTGGCCCGCTGTCTCGACCGAGACGACTGGCGCAAGTTTCACCTTGGCCGGATGCATGAGGTTAGGCTTTCCGCCCAGCCGTTCACCCCCCGCCCGGCGTCAGAGTGGCAGGAACAGCTTGGGGGGGCTTTCGGCATTTTCCAAGGGGGGGCATCGGTGCGCGTGGTGCTGCGGTTCAACCCCTTCCGCGCCCGCTGGGTGCGCGACGAACTGTGGCATGTTGAGCAAAGCGTGGAGGAACTGGCGGACGGCTCACTCCTCCTTAGCTTCGCAGTTGCCGACTTCCGTGAAGTGAAGCTCCGCATCCTCCAGTTCGGTGCAGATGTTGAGGTGGTCGAGCCGGTGGAATTGCGCGATGAAATCATGGCGGAGATTGGGCGGATGGCGGAGTTGTACAAGAAGGGTTGA
- the hpt gene encoding hypoxanthine phosphoribosyltransferase: MKRVYKVGEGMDRRLLYSEKRIADEVQRLAKEISSSYAGEELLMVVVLKGAFFFAADLARQVQLPLTLDFIKLSSYSGMESTGRVTIAKDLETSIAGKHVLVVEDIIDTGLTLAFLLERLWEREPKSLKVCTLIDKQGRRRVEVTADYVGIACKGGFLVGYGLDLDEKMRELSQIYEFIQ; this comes from the coding sequence ATGAAGCGGGTTTATAAGGTGGGTGAGGGGATGGACCGTCGTTTGCTTTACTCTGAAAAACGTATTGCAGATGAGGTGCAGAGGCTGGCGAAAGAGATTTCCTCCTCATACGCGGGTGAAGAACTGCTCATGGTTGTTGTCTTAAAAGGGGCTTTTTTCTTTGCTGCTGACCTCGCCCGACAGGTTCAATTGCCGCTGACCCTCGATTTTATCAAGCTTAGCAGCTACAGCGGCATGGAGAGCACTGGTCGAGTGACCATAGCAAAAGATCTGGAGACCTCCATTGCCGGCAAGCATGTGCTGGTGGTTGAAGACATAATCGATACCGGGTTAACCCTTGCGTTCTTGCTGGAAAGGCTTTGGGAGAGAGAACCGAAAAGTCTCAAAGTCTGTACCTTGATTGACAAACAGGGGCGTCGCCGGGTAGAGGTAACGGCTGATTACGTCGGGATTGCCTGCAAGGGCGGGTTCCTCGTCGGTTACGGGTTGGACCTGGATGAAAAAATGAGAGAACTGTCGCAAATCTATGAATTCATACAATAA
- a CDS encoding DUF1573 domain-containing protein: protein MKLSSAITTAFFLIILSGASALAAPQLVVDEPNFSFGTIPQGKKVNHVFAIRNSGDTPLTIQRVRPSCGCTTANASSPVIQPGKSGEIKITFDSTNFFGKVSKTVFIDTNDPKSPAVTLTLTGSITEEIQIAPRQLNLGQTKIGTPKEVTISVTNRGNRPLKLVSAKSPISQVVARIRKDQLKPGESGVIDVTVTPRAEDRMLSGYLFITTDNPQKSEIMVPLYASAVK from the coding sequence ATGAAACTGTCTTCGGCAATAACCACAGCCTTCTTTTTAATTATTCTCAGCGGAGCGTCAGCCCTTGCTGCACCGCAACTGGTCGTCGATGAGCCTAACTTCAGTTTCGGTACCATCCCTCAGGGGAAAAAAGTGAACCATGTTTTCGCCATCAGAAATTCCGGCGACACGCCGCTCACTATTCAACGGGTAAGGCCTTCGTGCGGCTGCACCACAGCAAATGCATCCTCCCCCGTAATCCAGCCGGGCAAAAGCGGTGAAATCAAGATTACCTTTGATTCGACCAATTTTTTCGGCAAGGTAAGTAAAACGGTCTTCATCGACACCAATGACCCCAAGAGTCCTGCCGTTACCCTTACCCTGACAGGCTCCATAACGGAGGAAATCCAGATTGCACCGCGCCAGTTGAACCTTGGCCAGACAAAGATCGGCACCCCCAAAGAAGTAACCATCTCCGTGACCAACAGGGGCAACAGGCCGTTAAAACTTGTTTCTGCCAAATCCCCCATATCGCAGGTAGTGGCCAGGATAAGGAAAGATCAGTTAAAACCGGGAGAGTCCGGCGTTATTGACGTCACTGTCACCCCTCGCGCTGAAGACCGCATGTTGAGCGGCTACCTGTTCATTACCACCGATAACCCGCAAAAAAGTGAAATCATGGTCCCGCTGTATGCGTCAGCAGTAAAATAA
- a CDS encoding MBL fold metallo-hydrolase: protein MNRLFSFVFLLLIVCLVAMPAPAAINGNNSNNVKNFAVQKVADGVFAAIALPKGKANSNAMIIVANAQVILAGAHFTPEVIKELSAEAAKITTAPLKAVILTHHHRGYNYIDYDFPANVEIITSWQTWRSLKEGYRELKNPVMFFDKGLTLGRGKMTIVLSNTDLGHSEGDVIVYLPEEKVLFTSDLFFYDVDGYMGDGHMREWVLDLEMMEGIDARIVIPGSGKVTNSAGITQFRLFFKDFLTEVLRHVEKGETLEQTKKAFRLPNYEALPGYKIFLNTNVERAYKQLKEK from the coding sequence ATGAACAGACTGTTCTCCTTTGTGTTTTTGCTGTTAATAGTTTGCCTCGTCGCCATGCCGGCACCTGCCGCCATTAACGGCAATAACTCCAACAATGTAAAAAACTTTGCGGTGCAAAAGGTTGCGGATGGCGTATTTGCCGCCATTGCCCTTCCAAAGGGGAAGGCCAACAGCAACGCCATGATCATCGTCGCCAATGCCCAGGTGATACTGGCCGGCGCCCATTTTACGCCGGAGGTGATCAAGGAGCTGAGTGCCGAGGCGGCAAAGATCACCACCGCCCCCCTGAAGGCAGTTATCCTTACCCATCATCACCGCGGCTACAATTACATCGATTACGATTTCCCGGCTAATGTCGAGATCATCACTTCCTGGCAGACATGGCGATCATTGAAAGAGGGCTATCGGGAGTTAAAGAACCCGGTGATGTTTTTCGATAAGGGGCTCACCCTGGGTCGTGGCAAAATGACGATAGTATTGAGCAATACCGACCTCGGGCATAGTGAGGGGGATGTGATTGTCTATCTCCCCGAAGAGAAGGTGCTCTTTACCTCGGACCTGTTTTTTTATGATGTGGATGGTTATATGGGGGATGGCCACATGCGGGAATGGGTTCTCGATCTGGAGATGATGGAAGGGATCGATGCGCGTATTGTCATACCCGGTTCGGGAAAGGTGACCAATAGTGCGGGAATAACTCAGTTCAGACTGTTCTTCAAGGATTTCCTTACGGAGGTGTTGCGCCATGTGGAAAAGGGTGAAACCCTGGAGCAAACAAAAAAAGCTTTCCGCCTCCCCAACTATGAAGCGTTGCCCGGCTACAAGATCTTTCTGAACACCAATGTTGAACGGGCTTACAAGCAGTTGAAGGAGAAGTAG
- a CDS encoding class I SAM-dependent methyltransferase has protein sequence MNWDERYSEPGFTYGTAPNEFLVSIVDRIPQGKILSLAEGEGRNAVYLASLGYRVTGIDGSEVGLRKAVDLAMERGVAITTIHADLSEFVIKPGQWDGIIACYCHLHPAIRIPLHRAAVQGLAPGGVFVLEAFSKEQLAYGTGGPKSLDMLMSLDELERELAGLEFVHAVQIERQVREGRGHTGPASVVQILAVKPGVCEGGYR, from the coding sequence ATGAACTGGGATGAACGTTACAGCGAACCGGGGTTTACCTACGGCACTGCCCCGAATGAATTTCTCGTATCGATAGTCGACAGGATTCCGCAAGGAAAGATTCTGTCCCTTGCGGAGGGAGAAGGGAGAAACGCCGTGTATCTGGCATCACTGGGATACCGGGTGACCGGGATTGACGGATCGGAAGTGGGGCTGCGAAAGGCCGTGGACCTGGCAATGGAGCGCGGTGTCGCCATTACCACGATACATGCTGATCTGAGCGAGTTTGTGATAAAGCCGGGACAGTGGGACGGGATCATCGCCTGTTATTGCCACTTGCACCCGGCAATCCGCATTCCGCTCCATCGTGCGGCCGTGCAGGGGCTTGCGCCCGGCGGGGTCTTCGTGCTGGAGGCGTTCAGCAAGGAGCAGCTCGCCTACGGCACCGGCGGGCCCAAGTCCCTGGATATGCTCATGTCGCTGGATGAGTTGGAACGGGAACTTGCCGGACTGGAATTTGTCCATGCCGTGCAGATTGAACGGCAGGTGCGGGAGGGGCGAGGGCATACCGGCCCGGCATCGGTGGTGCAAATACTGGCTGTCAAGCCAGGTGTGTGCGAGGGGGGATACAGGTGA
- a CDS encoding type I-MYXAN CRISPR-associated protein Cas6/Cmx6 → MDTQVIDLAFPVQGKTVPVDHGYALYGALSRICPHLPLHYPTHNGSFTISDAGRR, encoded by the coding sequence GTGGATACTCAGGTCATTGATTTGGCATTTCCGGTACAGGGGAAAACGGTTCCGGTTGATCATGGTTATGCGCTTTATGGTGCTCTAAGCAGGATTTGCCCGCACCTGCCCCTACACTACCCAACCCACAACGGCAGTTTCACAATATCTGACGCCGGGAGGCGTTGA
- a CDS encoding acetate kinase codes for MDILALNCGSSSVKYQLFDWDKKEVIAKGMVERVIIGDSFIMHEVPGRETYREESECPDHQVAIDLIIRTLTDPEHGVLKDINQIAAIGHRVVHGGEKFTCSVMIDENVLDAVKEVQHLAPLHNPPNIAGIEAAQAILPNVPQVAIFDTAFHQTMPEHAYLYPLPYEWYEKYGVRRYGFHGTSHLYVSKRAAVLLGKSPKETNIITMHIGNGVSHCAINNGISIDTSMGLTPLEGAVMGTRCGDIDPAIPAFMMQKENLSAKEIDSILNKKSGVLGITGRFTDRREVIEHAANGDRLCVLALDIEAYRLRKYIGSYMAAIGRLDAVVFTAGVGEMGWPIREKTIEGLEHLGIKLDKERNKSAMTRKRETLITTDDSPVKVYVIPTDEELVFTEDVAAILAGTYTDHMHFEYSFSRPDFVRK; via the coding sequence ATGGATATACTCGCCCTTAACTGCGGTAGTTCGTCGGTAAAATACCAATTGTTCGATTGGGATAAAAAGGAAGTCATTGCCAAGGGGATGGTTGAACGGGTTATCATTGGCGACTCTTTTATCATGCACGAGGTTCCCGGACGTGAAACCTACCGGGAAGAATCTGAGTGCCCTGATCATCAGGTTGCCATAGACCTTATCATCAGGACGCTTACCGATCCGGAGCATGGCGTTTTGAAAGACATCAACCAGATTGCTGCTATCGGCCACAGGGTTGTTCACGGCGGGGAGAAGTTCACCTGCTCAGTGATGATCGATGAAAACGTTCTTGATGCCGTTAAAGAGGTGCAGCATCTGGCGCCGCTGCACAATCCGCCGAACATTGCCGGTATTGAAGCGGCTCAGGCCATTCTGCCGAATGTTCCCCAGGTGGCCATTTTCGACACGGCATTTCATCAGACCATGCCGGAGCATGCCTATCTCTACCCGCTTCCCTACGAATGGTACGAGAAATACGGTGTTCGCCGCTACGGTTTTCACGGGACCTCCCATCTTTACGTTTCCAAACGGGCGGCGGTTTTGCTGGGTAAATCCCCTAAAGAGACGAATATCATCACCATGCATATCGGCAATGGCGTTTCCCATTGCGCAATAAATAACGGCATATCCATCGATACCAGCATGGGGCTTACCCCCCTTGAGGGTGCGGTTATGGGAACCCGCTGCGGCGACATCGACCCGGCCATTCCTGCCTTCATGATGCAGAAGGAGAACCTGTCCGCCAAGGAAATAGACAGCATCCTCAACAAAAAGAGCGGTGTTCTGGGGATCACCGGTCGCTTTACAGACCGTCGCGAGGTTATCGAGCACGCGGCAAATGGCGACAGGCTGTGCGTACTGGCCCTGGATATCGAGGCCTATCGCCTGCGCAAGTATATCGGTTCGTATATGGCTGCCATCGGAAGGCTTGACGCCGTGGTCTTTACCGCCGGTGTCGGCGAGATGGGGTGGCCGATCAGGGAGAAAACCATCGAGGGGCTGGAACATCTCGGCATCAAACTGGATAAGGAGCGTAACAAGTCCGCCATGACCAGGAAACGGGAAACCCTCATCACCACCGACGACTCGCCGGTCAAGGTCTATGTCATTCCCACCGACGAGGAACTGGTCTTCACCGAAGATGTGGCGGCCATTCTGGCCGGTACCTATACCGACCACATGCACTTCGAGTATTCATTCTCACGACCTGATTTCGTCAGGAAGTGA
- a CDS encoding DUF3426 domain-containing protein: MVLQCDQCKTRFRLDDAKIKDGGVKVRCSKCKHVFVVTKEAPQEEADFDSILSNLGSTVPPSQPVHSAEFPPPLPVNAPEQQEADPFAASEEVAARAPEGISAEASLAAEREPTPAEDDDFGLSGFAFNDESVATPPVDVTVDVAPSATDAGFDFDSFAFEPGEDIPGVAPASPGNDAAAEFDADSFAFIAGPGAAEQDNAQEEGAGMFEFPPVGSSLDEESAEGVPAAIAEEFSLGFEEDEVRGAAEAENEARHAFSVDSYIQEEQPSDFVFTDAEPGLSSIDPGEISLPPADENITPKEDGSIEATENFDFGSIDFGEVAAPTAVEEAKGPVESVGETDFTIAAPEEKVSAFVPPAIDSAATEEELPPLSISSRRKGSSIFTVAVLAISVLVLLVLAGTGFFFLKDGPTAFNKVGLGFMAKWFGVKAAEEGSITAKNPVGSFITNKEAGELFIISGEAVNGFKKPRATIQVKATLFGKNGAAVVQKSAYCGNQLSKEQLATLSMAKIEAAMNNQFGDSLSNLGVQPGKGIPFVIVFANVPKDIVEFGVEIAGSTVASQ; the protein is encoded by the coding sequence ATGGTACTACAGTGTGACCAGTGCAAAACCAGGTTCAGGTTGGATGATGCAAAGATAAAGGACGGCGGGGTCAAAGTCCGCTGTTCCAAGTGCAAGCATGTTTTTGTCGTAACTAAAGAAGCCCCCCAGGAAGAGGCTGATTTCGATTCGATTCTGAGCAACCTGGGTTCAACCGTGCCTCCATCGCAACCGGTCCATTCGGCAGAGTTCCCCCCGCCGCTGCCGGTCAACGCCCCTGAGCAGCAAGAAGCGGATCCATTTGCCGCAAGCGAGGAAGTTGCTGCTCGCGCTCCAGAGGGTATTTCCGCAGAGGCAAGCTTGGCTGCTGAACGTGAGCCAACGCCCGCTGAGGATGACGATTTTGGACTTAGTGGATTCGCGTTCAATGATGAGTCGGTTGCAACACCACCGGTCGATGTCACTGTTGATGTCGCTCCATCCGCAACTGATGCAGGTTTTGATTTCGACTCTTTTGCTTTTGAGCCAGGTGAAGACATCCCGGGCGTGGCGCCTGCAAGCCCGGGAAATGATGCCGCTGCTGAATTTGACGCCGATAGTTTTGCCTTTATTGCAGGGCCTGGTGCGGCGGAACAGGATAATGCTCAGGAAGAGGGTGCTGGAATGTTTGAATTCCCCCCCGTTGGCTCGTCGCTGGACGAAGAGTCTGCGGAAGGGGTGCCAGCCGCAATAGCTGAAGAGTTCTCCCTGGGTTTTGAAGAGGATGAGGTACGGGGAGCGGCTGAAGCTGAAAACGAAGCCCGGCATGCCTTTTCTGTCGACAGTTACATTCAGGAAGAGCAGCCCTCCGATTTCGTCTTCACCGATGCCGAGCCCGGGCTGTCGTCTATTGATCCTGGCGAAATCTCATTACCCCCTGCGGACGAAAACATCACGCCGAAAGAAGATGGGTCAATCGAAGCAACAGAAAACTTCGACTTCGGGTCCATCGATTTTGGTGAGGTTGCTGCACCAACTGCTGTCGAAGAAGCAAAAGGGCCCGTGGAGTCTGTTGGCGAAACAGATTTCACTATTGCTGCTCCAGAGGAAAAAGTATCGGCTTTCGTTCCACCTGCCATCGATTCAGCGGCGACGGAAGAGGAGCTCCCCCCGCTATCGATATCTTCGCGGCGCAAGGGAAGTTCCATCTTTACGGTTGCGGTCCTTGCGATTTCCGTTCTGGTTCTCCTGGTCCTGGCCGGCACGGGGTTCTTCTTTCTTAAAGACGGTCCGACGGCATTTAACAAGGTCGGACTTGGCTTTATGGCCAAATGGTTTGGCGTGAAAGCTGCCGAAGAGGGGAGCATAACCGCAAAAAATCCGGTCGGGTCATTCATTACCAACAAGGAGGCGGGAGAACTTTTCATCATTTCCGGTGAGGCGGTGAACGGTTTCAAGAAGCCACGGGCGACCATTCAAGTGAAAGCGACGCTTTTCGGCAAAAACGGGGCTGCGGTTGTGCAAAAAAGCGCATATTGCGGCAACCAACTCTCTAAAGAGCAGTTGGCCACCTTGTCGATGGCAAAAATTGAGGCGGCCATGAATAACCAGTTTGGCGATTCTCTTTCCAATCTTGGGGTTCAACCGGGGAAAGGGATTCCTTTTGTGATCGTTTTTGCCAATGTGCCGAAGGATATCGTGGAGTTCGGTGTGGAGATTGCCGGCTCAACCGTGGCCAGTCAGTAG